The following are encoded in a window of Clostridium thermarum genomic DNA:
- a CDS encoding undecaprenyldiphospho-muramoylpentapeptide beta-N-acetylglucosaminyltransferase, producing MAKYKIIMTGGGSAGHVTPNLALIPNLIKEGFEVQYIGTAEGIERKIITEEKIKYHVISSGKLRRYFDIKNFTDPFRVIKGIFEAVNIIKREKPDVVFSKGGFVAVPVVIGAFLNRVPVVSHESDITPGLANKLALPYSTKICVTFPETLQHIKGGKGVLTGTPIRKALFKGSKIRGMKYCGFSHGKPVLLIIGGSLGSKVINDTIRKCLKNLLNKYQIIHICGKGNVDSSLNVEGYKQFEYVSDGLPDLLAAADVVISRAGANVIYELLALKKPNLLIPLSKKSSRGDQILNAESFRKKGYSMVLEEEDLKEESLLSDLDTLYKDRSKFINAMEKSELQNAVEKIVGVIMESIKKKTKM from the coding sequence ATGGCAAAATATAAAATAATCATGACTGGTGGAGGGTCTGCGGGACACGTGACTCCCAATCTGGCTCTGATACCTAATCTGATAAAAGAAGGGTTTGAAGTACAGTATATAGGTACCGCTGAGGGAATAGAAAGAAAGATAATCACAGAAGAAAAGATCAAGTACCATGTAATCTCCAGCGGAAAGCTGAGAAGATATTTTGACATAAAGAACTTTACTGACCCCTTCCGTGTGATAAAGGGGATCTTTGAAGCTGTGAACATAATAAAAAGGGAAAAGCCTGATGTAGTGTTTTCCAAGGGCGGCTTTGTGGCAGTACCAGTAGTTATAGGTGCTTTTCTGAATAGGGTACCGGTGGTTTCTCATGAATCGGATATTACTCCTGGACTAGCTAACAAATTGGCTCTTCCCTATAGTACAAAAATATGCGTTACCTTTCCGGAAACCCTGCAGCATATAAAAGGCGGTAAAGGGGTGCTGACCGGCACACCCATAAGAAAAGCCCTGTTTAAAGGAAGTAAAATACGAGGTATGAAGTACTGTGGATTTTCTCATGGAAAACCGGTGCTTTTAATAATTGGTGGAAGCCTGGGTTCAAAAGTGATAAATGATACCATAAGGAAGTGTCTAAAGAATTTACTCAATAAGTATCAGATAATACACATATGTGGTAAGGGCAATGTAGATAGTTCATTGAACGTTGAAGGCTATAAGCAGTTCGAGTATGTGAGTGACGGGCTGCCGGACCTATTAGCAGCTGCAGATGTGGTCATATCGAGAGCAGGAGCAAATGTTATATATGAACTATTGGCACTTAAAAAACCAAATCTTTTAATCCCGCTGTCAAAGAAGTCCAGTCGAGGGGATCAGATTTTGAATGCGGAATCCTTCAGGAAAAAGGGCTACAGTATGGTATTAGAAGAAGAAGACCTAAAAGAAGAATCACTGTTGAGCGATTTGGATACATTATATAAGGATAGATCTAAGTTTATTAATGCCATGGAAAAAAGTGAATTACAAAACGCAGTAGAAAAAATAGTGGGTGTGATAATGGAGTCGATTAAGAAAAAAACAAAGATGTAA
- a CDS encoding MBL fold metallo-hydrolase RNA specificity domain-containing protein: MKIEFMGAAECVTGSCHLINVLGRKILLDCGLYVGSDEEEGINEIFSFDAEEIDYVILSHAHIDHSGRIPLLYKRGYKGKVYCTKATKELSGIMLRDSGNIAEMEVEWKNRKRMRVGQDPIEPLYTAKDAEECMVNFEGFDYDENIQLFEGLRIVFKDSGHILGAAIVELFIKEDDKTEIKLIYSGDIGNLNIPIIKDPTYIEHADYVIMESTYGNRIHQDVRNEMDHLVSIVKDTFKRGGNVIIPSFAVGRTQEVLYAFNNFIENKILTGVTVYVDSPLALESTRIFQRFTDIYDEEAKTLVKKGDDPLHFEGLIFTRSSEESTKINSVKNGAVIIASSGMCEAGRIKHHLKHNLWRKECSIVFVGYQAPGTIGRAILDGAKKVTLFGEEVAVNAKVYYLHGLSGHADKNGLLKWLGAFRKKPKEIILVHGDKEVLKNFQQDLRDQGYNASVVKLGEKRYINIDNKVSYTLDKLKNDLISYINSIDDDYISKDEVLRNIDKILNKMK; encoded by the coding sequence GTGAAGATAGAATTTATGGGAGCGGCAGAATGTGTAACCGGTTCTTGCCATTTGATAAATGTATTGGGTAGAAAAATATTACTGGATTGCGGACTCTACGTTGGCAGTGATGAAGAGGAAGGTATAAATGAGATCTTTAGCTTTGACGCTGAGGAAATAGACTACGTGATTCTATCTCACGCTCATATAGATCACAGCGGACGAATACCTCTGTTGTACAAAAGAGGTTATAAAGGAAAGGTCTATTGTACAAAAGCTACTAAGGAGCTATCTGGTATAATGCTAAGAGATAGCGGAAATATAGCTGAAATGGAAGTTGAGTGGAAAAACAGAAAGAGAATGAGGGTAGGGCAGGATCCCATAGAGCCCCTATATACAGCTAAGGATGCAGAAGAGTGTATGGTGAACTTTGAAGGCTTTGACTATGATGAGAACATTCAATTATTTGAAGGCCTTAGGATAGTTTTTAAAGATTCGGGACACATACTGGGAGCTGCCATTGTAGAACTGTTTATCAAAGAGGATGATAAAACGGAGATTAAGCTGATTTACAGCGGAGACATAGGAAATTTGAATATTCCTATTATTAAAGATCCCACATATATAGAACATGCAGACTATGTAATCATGGAAAGTACTTATGGCAACAGAATTCACCAAGATGTAAGAAACGAAATGGATCACCTGGTCAGTATCGTGAAGGATACCTTTAAAAGAGGGGGAAACGTAATAATTCCATCCTTTGCGGTTGGAAGAACCCAAGAGGTCTTATACGCCTTTAATAATTTTATAGAGAACAAAATATTGACGGGGGTTACAGTCTATGTGGATAGTCCGCTGGCCCTGGAATCCACAAGGATTTTCCAAAGGTTCACCGATATTTATGATGAGGAAGCTAAAACCTTGGTGAAAAAGGGAGATGACCCCTTACATTTTGAAGGTCTTATCTTCACAAGGTCTTCAGAGGAGTCTACTAAGATAAACAGTGTAAAAAACGGAGCAGTTATCATTGCCTCCAGCGGCATGTGTGAAGCAGGAAGGATTAAGCACCATCTGAAGCATAACCTGTGGAGAAAGGAATGCTCTATAGTATTTGTAGGCTATCAGGCACCAGGAACCATAGGAAGGGCTATTCTGGACGGAGCCAAGAAGGTTACCCTCTTTGGTGAAGAAGTTGCAGTAAATGCCAAGGTCTATTACCTTCATGGACTATCGGGACACGCAGATAAAAATGGCTTGCTAAAATGGCTTGGGGCTTTTAGAAAGAAGCCTAAAGAAATCATTCTGGTGCATGGAGACAAAGAAGTTTTAAAGAACTTTCAACAGGACTTGCGGGATCAGGGTTACAATGCCTCAGTAGTGAAACTTGGTGAAAAAAGGTATATAAATATTGATAATAAGGTAAGCTACACTTTAGATAAACTGAAAAATGATCTCATAAGTTATATTAATTCCATTGATGACGATTATATTTCAAAGGACGAGGTACTTAGAAATATCGATAAAATATTAAATAAGATGAAATAA
- the nifJ gene encoding pyruvate:ferredoxin (flavodoxin) oxidoreductase, which translates to MRKMKTMDGNTAAAYISYAFTDVAAIYPITPSSPMAEHVDEWSSQGKLNVFGQKVKVMEMQSEAGAAGAVHGSLQAGALTTTYTASQGLLLMIPNMYKIAGELLPAVFHVSARALAAHALSIFGDHQDVMAARQTGFALLASSSVQEVMDLSPVAHLTAIKGRVPFLNFFDGFRTSHEVQKIEVLEYDELEKLLDKDAVNEFRRRALNPEHPVTRGTAQNPDIYFQGREAANKYYMAIPELVESYMNEINKLTGRDYHLFNYYGAEDAERIIIAMGSVCDTIQETVDYLNARGEKVGMMAVHLFRPFSLEHFFKYMPSTVKKIAVLDRTKEPGSAGEPLFQDVRSAFYDKAHKPVIVGGRYGLGSKEVTPGNILSVFDNLKLDNPKNGFTIGIEDDVTFTSLPVTEEIDTTDAATKSCKFWGLGSDGTVGANKSAIKIIGDHTDMYAQAYFSYDSKKSGGITISHLRFGKKPIKSPYLIKRADFVACHNQSYVNKYDVLDGLKDNGTFLLNCIWDKDEIEKHIPAKMKRYIAKHNINFYTINAVQIAQEVGLGGRINMIMQSAFFKLADIIPVEDAVKYLKDAVVQSYGRKGEKIVAMNHAAIDKGIDALVKIEVPESWKDAADEETAEKNVPDFIKNILEPMNAQEGDKLPVSAFLNHVDGTFPAGTTAYEKRGIAINVPEWQMDNCIQCNQCSFVCPHAAIRPFLLNAEEVENAPEAFTSKKANGGKTFEGLNYRIQVSTMDCTGCGNCAQVCPAPKKALIMKPLETQSEQVQNWDYATKLSPKENPMSEDTMKGSQFQKPLLEFSGACAGCGETPYAKLVTQLFGDRMMIANATGCSSIWGASAPASSYTTNHEGKGPAWANSLFEDNAEFGLGMYLGVKQVRERLAEVVQKAIHSDISAELKEALEAWYAVKDNGKESKKATVRLLPLLEAEKDKNSLTADIYENRDFLIKRSNWIFGGDGWAYDIGYGGLDHVLASGEDVNILVFDTEVYSNTGGQSSKSTPTSAIAKFAASGKRTKKKDLGMMAMSYGYVYVAQISMGADKNQTIKAINEAEAYNGPSLIIAYAPCINHGLKLGMGNSQLEAKRAVDCGYWALYRYNPTLKEAGKNPFTLDSKEPKESFRDFLMSEVRYSSLAKAYPEQAEELFAKTEQDAKERLENYKRLARQE; encoded by the coding sequence ATGAGAAAAATGAAAACAATGGACGGAAACACCGCCGCAGCGTACATATCCTATGCTTTTACTGACGTAGCCGCCATTTACCCAATTACTCCGTCATCTCCTATGGCTGAACATGTTGATGAATGGAGTTCACAAGGAAAACTTAATGTTTTTGGCCAAAAGGTTAAGGTTATGGAAATGCAATCAGAGGCTGGAGCTGCAGGTGCCGTTCATGGTTCACTTCAAGCTGGAGCTCTCACTACTACATATACAGCTTCCCAAGGTCTGCTGTTAATGATACCTAACATGTATAAAATTGCCGGTGAATTATTGCCAGCAGTATTCCATGTAAGTGCAAGAGCTTTAGCTGCACATGCTCTATCAATTTTTGGAGATCATCAAGACGTTATGGCTGCAAGACAGACAGGCTTTGCATTGCTTGCTTCCAGCAGTGTTCAAGAAGTTATGGACCTATCTCCAGTGGCACACTTAACTGCTATAAAAGGAAGAGTGCCATTCCTAAACTTCTTTGACGGATTTAGAACTTCCCACGAAGTTCAAAAGATTGAAGTATTGGAATATGATGAACTTGAAAAGTTATTGGACAAGGATGCTGTAAATGAGTTTAGAAGAAGAGCTCTAAACCCTGAGCACCCTGTAACAAGAGGAACTGCACAAAATCCTGACATCTACTTCCAAGGAAGAGAAGCTGCTAACAAGTATTATATGGCAATCCCAGAATTGGTTGAAAGCTATATGAATGAAATTAACAAGCTTACCGGAAGAGATTATCACCTCTTTAATTACTACGGAGCAGAGGATGCTGAAAGAATAATCATAGCTATGGGCTCTGTCTGCGACACAATACAAGAAACTGTAGATTACTTGAATGCAAGAGGCGAAAAGGTTGGTATGATGGCTGTTCATCTATTTAGACCTTTCTCATTAGAACATTTCTTTAAATATATGCCAAGTACTGTTAAGAAAATTGCTGTACTTGATAGAACAAAGGAACCGGGTTCTGCTGGTGAGCCATTGTTCCAAGATGTTAGAAGTGCCTTCTATGATAAGGCACACAAGCCTGTTATTGTAGGTGGAAGATACGGTTTGGGTTCAAAGGAAGTTACGCCTGGAAATATACTATCCGTATTTGACAACTTAAAATTAGATAATCCAAAGAACGGATTTACTATAGGAATAGAGGATGATGTTACATTTACATCATTACCAGTTACCGAAGAAATTGATACTACTGATGCTGCAACAAAGTCCTGTAAGTTCTGGGGCTTAGGTTCAGATGGTACTGTTGGTGCAAATAAGAGCGCTATAAAAATCATAGGTGATCATACAGACATGTATGCTCAAGCTTACTTCTCCTACGACTCCAAGAAGTCCGGAGGTATAACAATTTCTCATCTGAGATTTGGTAAGAAGCCAATAAAATCACCTTACCTAATAAAGAGAGCAGATTTTGTGGCTTGCCATAATCAGTCCTATGTAAATAAGTATGATGTTTTAGATGGACTAAAGGACAATGGAACTTTCTTGCTGAATTGCATTTGGGATAAAGATGAAATCGAAAAGCATATACCTGCTAAGATGAAGAGATATATAGCAAAGCATAATATTAATTTCTACACAATAAATGCTGTACAAATTGCCCAAGAAGTTGGACTAGGCGGAAGAATTAACATGATAATGCAATCTGCTTTCTTCAAGCTTGCTGATATTATACCGGTAGAAGATGCTGTTAAGTATTTAAAGGACGCAGTAGTTCAATCCTACGGCAGAAAGGGCGAAAAGATAGTTGCTATGAACCATGCCGCTATCGATAAGGGTATTGACGCCCTAGTGAAGATTGAAGTACCTGAAAGCTGGAAGGATGCTGCTGATGAAGAAACAGCAGAAAAGAATGTTCCAGACTTTATAAAGAATATTCTTGAGCCAATGAATGCACAAGAAGGGGACAAACTACCTGTAAGCGCATTCTTGAACCACGTAGACGGAACCTTCCCAGCAGGAACAACTGCCTACGAAAAGAGAGGGATTGCTATAAATGTACCTGAATGGCAAATGGACAACTGTATCCAATGTAATCAATGTTCATTTGTATGTCCACATGCTGCTATAAGACCATTCTTATTAAATGCAGAAGAAGTGGAAAATGCTCCGGAAGCCTTCACAAGCAAAAAGGCAAATGGAGGAAAGACATTTGAAGGATTAAACTACAGAATCCAAGTAAGTACAATGGATTGTACAGGCTGCGGAAACTGTGCTCAAGTATGTCCTGCACCTAAGAAGGCCCTAATCATGAAGCCCTTAGAAACACAGAGCGAACAGGTTCAAAATTGGGACTATGCAACTAAGCTTTCACCAAAGGAAAATCCAATGAGTGAAGATACTATGAAGGGAAGCCAGTTCCAAAAGCCATTACTAGAGTTCAGCGGAGCTTGTGCAGGCTGCGGAGAAACTCCATATGCTAAACTTGTAACACAGCTCTTCGGAGATAGAATGATGATAGCTAATGCTACTGGCTGTTCATCAATCTGGGGCGCTAGTGCACCTGCATCCTCTTACACTACAAATCATGAAGGTAAGGGACCAGCATGGGCTAATTCATTATTCGAAGATAATGCAGAGTTTGGTCTTGGTATGTACCTTGGAGTTAAGCAGGTAAGAGAAAGATTGGCTGAAGTAGTTCAAAAGGCTATCCACAGCGATATCAGTGCTGAACTTAAGGAAGCTCTTGAAGCTTGGTATGCTGTAAAAGATAATGGTAAGGAATCTAAGAAGGCTACAGTAAGACTATTGCCATTATTGGAAGCTGAAAAAGATAAGAATTCCTTAACTGCAGATATCTATGAAAATAGAGATTTCTTAATTAAGAGATCCAACTGGATCTTTGGTGGAGACGGTTGGGCTTATGATATAGGCTACGGTGGTTTAGACCATGTACTTGCCAGCGGTGAAGATGTAAATATCCTTGTATTTGATACAGAAGTTTACTCCAACACTGGTGGACAATCATCTAAGTCTACACCAACTTCAGCTATAGCTAAGTTCGCAGCTTCAGGTAAGAGAACAAAGAAGAAAGACCTGGGCATGATGGCTATGAGTTACGGCTATGTATATGTAGCACAAATATCCATGGGTGCTGACAAGAACCAGACTATAAAGGCTATAAATGAAGCAGAAGCTTATAACGGACCATCCTTAATAATTGCTTATGCTCCATGTATAAACCATGGCTTAAAGCTTGGTATGGGTAACAGCCAGCTGGAAGCTAAGAGAGCAGTTGACTGCGGTTACTGGGCGCTTTACAGATACAACCCAACCCTAAAAGAAGCAGGCAAGAATCCATTCACCCTAGACTCTAAGGAACCAAAGGAATCCTTTAGAGACTTCTTAATGAGTGAAGTTAGATACTCATCCTTGGCAAAAGCATATCCTGAACAAGCAGAAGAGTTATTTGCTAAGACTGAACAGGATGCTAAGGAAAGATTGGAAAACTACAAGAGACTTGCTAGACAAGAATAA
- a CDS encoding DUF1292 domain-containing protein: MLFDERLHDGCCDDEGCGCGHDHDHEHDHEGCGCGHDHGPMIVDLEDEEGNVVSCEVVDGFEYKDNEYVLVQNPDDGSVYLFKVVGEGDEGELVVPEDSEFEEVTAYYQSLSQGE, translated from the coding sequence ATGTTGTTTGATGAAAGATTACACGACGGATGTTGTGATGATGAAGGCTGTGGATGCGGACATGACCATGATCATGAGCATGATCATGAAGGTTGTGGCTGTGGACATGACCATGGTCCTATGATAGTTGATTTAGAGGACGAAGAAGGAAATGTTGTTTCCTGTGAAGTGGTTGATGGATTTGAATATAAAGACAATGAATATGTATTAGTTCAGAATCCTGATGACGGCTCAGTTTATCTATTTAAGGTAGTAGGCGAGGGTGACGAAGGAGAATTAGTAGTTCCAGAGGACTCTGAGTTCGAAGAAGTTACAGCTTATTATCAAAGTCTATCTCAAGGAGAATAA
- a CDS encoding HAD-IB family hydrolase, which produces MVRLGIFDIDYTITSKETLVEFYKFMLKKKPRLLKHLPSTLGHGLLYVTKRIELKEAKQAFLSFVSGIHEDEMNKLVSEFYEKRLCKIFYSDAIDMIKKLKAEGCLIYLISASAEFYLKEFYRIPEVDMVIGTRYKVNDKLHTCTMEGENCKGEEKVKRLMQDLQEKKLDIDFKNSYMFSDSLSDLPMLNLVGNPYLINFKKGHDSIKILNWK; this is translated from the coding sequence GTGGTAAGGTTAGGAATTTTTGATATAGATTATACCATAACTAGCAAGGAAACGCTTGTAGAGTTTTATAAGTTCATGTTAAAGAAAAAGCCAAGGCTGTTAAAGCATTTACCTTCTACTTTAGGACATGGTCTCCTGTATGTAACCAAGAGAATTGAACTAAAGGAAGCTAAACAAGCGTTTTTATCCTTTGTAAGCGGTATTCATGAAGATGAAATGAATAAGTTGGTTAGTGAATTTTATGAAAAGAGGTTGTGCAAAATATTCTATAGTGATGCCATAGATATGATTAAAAAGCTCAAAGCTGAGGGGTGTCTGATCTATTTGATATCCGCCTCTGCCGAGTTCTACTTAAAGGAATTCTACAGAATTCCGGAGGTTGATATGGTAATAGGAACAAGATACAAGGTCAATGATAAGCTACATACGTGTACAATGGAGGGTGAAAATTGCAAAGGGGAGGAGAAGGTAAAAAGGTTAATGCAGGATTTACAAGAAAAAAAACTGGATATAGACTTTAAAAACTCCTATATGTTTTCAGACTCCTTATCGGATTTACCAATGCTAAACTTAGTTGGTAATCCATATTTAATAAACTTTAAAAAAGGTCACGATAGTATAAAAATATTAAACTGGAAATAG
- a CDS encoding aminotransferase class IV gives MNECNSKFLIKNGEAVKGEEFSDEEIKIGRSIYEVIRVIDGVPLFLEQHLDRFHNTASLIGENMLLSDEEIKVNMRKLIEEEKRFNGNIKLVFNYRENKRDYYIYFLKHTYPTAEMYAEGVDTILYHGERANPNAKVINADFRKKVDAAIEGCKVFEAILVDRDGYITEGSKSNIFMVHSGRIITSPVEAVLPGITRNIIIELIENAGIPFSEERYHFEKIGALEGLFISGTSPKVLPIKRVDNYNFDSADHELIKKVKKLFDEKIANYISENKL, from the coding sequence ATGAATGAGTGTAACAGCAAGTTTTTGATAAAAAATGGAGAGGCTGTAAAAGGGGAAGAATTCTCCGATGAAGAAATCAAGATAGGAAGATCCATATATGAAGTCATAAGAGTTATTGACGGTGTACCTCTTTTTTTAGAACAGCATCTAGACAGGTTTCATAACACCGCAAGCTTAATAGGCGAGAATATGCTGCTCAGTGATGAAGAGATAAAAGTAAATATGAGAAAGCTGATAGAAGAGGAAAAAAGATTCAACGGAAATATTAAGCTTGTATTCAACTACAGGGAGAACAAAAGAGATTATTATATATATTTTTTAAAACACACTTATCCTACAGCAGAGATGTATGCAGAGGGTGTGGATACAATACTTTATCATGGAGAACGTGCAAATCCCAATGCAAAGGTTATAAATGCAGACTTTAGGAAAAAGGTGGATGCAGCTATAGAGGGATGTAAAGTATTTGAAGCTATCTTGGTAGACAGAGATGGTTATATAACAGAAGGAAGTAAATCAAACATATTTATGGTTCACAGTGGAAGAATAATTACTTCACCTGTGGAAGCAGTTTTGCCAGGTATAACAAGAAACATTATAATTGAGCTTATTGAAAACGCTGGTATACCTTTCTCAGAAGAAAGATATCACTTTGAAAAAATCGGAGCCCTGGAAGGACTATTTATTTCAGGTACTTCGCCAAAGGTATTGCCTATAAAAAGGGTAGATAATTATAACTTCGACTCAGCTGACCATGAGCTGATAAAAAAAGTTAAAAAACTTTTTGACGAAAAAATTGCAAATTACATTTCAGAGAATAAACTTTAA
- a CDS encoding flagellar assembly protein A, whose product MGVRTYRGNSLEECLKLACSEMNISQEKLEYKIIEEKKGIFKKSVTISVEEIVRPVENKNGKVFVVDGKVYIKDPLEGGRPATVRAGQGVCLVVNGERVENTVSVYAKDEISCLFDENESKRLLDISVSEDRLEAFLTIKYIPLVKYRLKNIDETDNAVLEKESYETIMPPQFTADEIRTEISKLGIKFGIQEEELRQHLKANTEEKFIIAKGIPPIHDVEDIISYKFQNGKNQLNVDDNNYKKIDYKNLNLIACVKKGDIIAERVPGTTGKNGTDIYGNVVKRREAKKKLLRVGNGCELRDENTVVALIDGRPCVKSGVLHVNENYEVHGDVNIKNGNVKFVGDVKVYGKVLEGMLVEAGGSVEIENSVENARVIACGDIVIKGNIITSKIEAGGKDVINLRRINELEEFIKQIKALEDTVAEIKKFNLLGYNRSDGEIIKILLETKFKFMTKTCISIIKDSVYDEADGVNKVILLIRGMLVGTSPLSIINYGQLEDLVAAAREKVEELKQKLAVPVNLVIPYCQDSSISSSGDIIITGMGEYVSKITANNSVTFAHDNAVARGGEIYAGKEIRCKTVGSNGGVATRLAVEEDGHIWINTAYQNTILVVGGKEWVLDIPYKNVHAFQGSNGELNIEKLKL is encoded by the coding sequence ATGGGAGTTAGGACTTATAGAGGTAATTCTCTGGAAGAATGTTTGAAATTAGCCTGCTCTGAAATGAATATATCTCAAGAGAAACTGGAATACAAAATCATCGAAGAAAAGAAGGGCATATTTAAGAAATCAGTAACTATTTCCGTTGAAGAAATTGTGCGGCCTGTTGAAAATAAGAATGGCAAAGTCTTTGTTGTAGACGGCAAAGTCTATATTAAAGACCCCTTAGAAGGGGGAAGGCCTGCAACGGTACGAGCTGGACAAGGTGTCTGCTTAGTAGTTAACGGGGAGAGGGTAGAAAATACCGTTTCTGTTTATGCGAAGGATGAGATTTCCTGTCTTTTTGATGAAAATGAAAGCAAAAGACTTTTGGATATAAGCGTCAGCGAGGATAGGTTAGAAGCTTTTCTCACCATTAAATATATACCTTTAGTAAAGTATCGGTTAAAAAATATTGATGAAACAGATAATGCTGTATTGGAAAAGGAAAGCTATGAAACCATAATGCCTCCGCAATTCACTGCAGATGAAATCAGAACTGAAATCTCAAAACTTGGAATTAAGTTTGGTATTCAGGAGGAGGAGTTAAGGCAGCATTTAAAGGCAAATACAGAAGAAAAATTTATCATAGCAAAGGGTATACCGCCCATCCATGATGTTGAGGATATAATAAGTTACAAATTTCAAAACGGCAAGAACCAATTAAATGTAGATGATAACAATTACAAAAAAATTGACTATAAGAATTTGAATCTTATCGCCTGTGTAAAAAAAGGCGATATAATTGCGGAAAGGGTACCCGGAACCACTGGTAAGAACGGAACCGATATCTATGGTAACGTAGTGAAGAGAAGAGAAGCAAAGAAAAAACTCTTAAGAGTGGGAAACGGTTGTGAACTTAGGGATGAAAACACTGTAGTTGCTCTTATTGACGGAAGGCCCTGCGTAAAAAGCGGTGTGCTCCATGTAAATGAAAATTACGAAGTGCATGGGGATGTAAACATAAAAAACGGTAACGTAAAATTTGTCGGTGACGTAAAAGTTTATGGTAAGGTTCTAGAGGGTATGCTGGTGGAAGCCGGTGGTTCAGTTGAAATAGAAAACAGTGTAGAAAATGCAAGAGTCATAGCCTGTGGGGATATTGTCATAAAGGGCAATATCATTACATCTAAGATAGAGGCCGGAGGTAAGGACGTAATCAACCTGAGAAGGATTAATGAGTTGGAGGAATTTATTAAACAAATAAAAGCTCTTGAAGATACTGTGGCTGAGATAAAGAAGTTTAACCTCTTAGGTTATAACAGATCAGATGGAGAAATTATAAAAATCCTATTGGAAACTAAATTTAAGTTCATGACCAAAACCTGTATCAGTATAATAAAGGATTCAGTCTACGATGAAGCTGATGGGGTGAATAAAGTAATTTTGCTGATCAGAGGGATGCTGGTAGGAACTTCTCCACTGTCTATAATAAATTATGGACAGCTTGAGGATTTGGTGGCAGCGGCTAGAGAAAAGGTTGAGGAACTTAAACAAAAATTGGCTGTTCCTGTAAATCTGGTAATTCCCTATTGTCAAGATAGCAGTATAAGCAGTTCCGGCGACATTATCATCACCGGGATGGGAGAATATGTTTCTAAAATTACTGCCAATAATTCAGTTACTTTTGCACATGACAATGCTGTGGCAAGAGGCGGTGAAATTTATGCTGGTAAGGAAATCCGCTGTAAGACCGTTGGAAGCAATGGTGGAGTAGCAACAAGACTGGCTGTAGAGGAAGATGGGCACATATGGATAAATACTGCATATCAGAATACTATATTAGTAGTAGGCGGAAAAGAATGGGTCTTAGATATACCTTACAAAAATGTACATGCATTTCAAGGCAGCAATGGTGAACTGAATATCGAAAAGTTAAAGTTATAG
- a CDS encoding chemotaxis protein CheW produces MDKEIKILIFLVNGEYYATDIMEVERISSYQTPTKLPDSPAFIEGVINHEGYILPIMNLYKRFNLNNSYIGQESKIIVAKENKGRIGIIVDLVSEVRDVKLSDIEPAPEVVAGISKRYIKGLIKLEDKIVVFLNLSTILTEEEKEDLL; encoded by the coding sequence ATGGATAAAGAAATTAAAATTTTGATTTTCTTGGTAAACGGTGAATATTATGCTACAGATATTATGGAGGTTGAACGAATAAGCAGTTATCAAACTCCCACTAAGCTACCTGATTCACCGGCCTTTATAGAGGGCGTAATCAATCATGAAGGCTATATACTGCCCATCATGAATCTGTATAAACGATTTAATTTAAATAATTCATATATAGGACAAGAGTCCAAGATAATTGTAGCTAAAGAAAATAAGGGCAGAATAGGTATCATTGTTGATTTGGTTTCTGAAGTTAGGGATGTTAAATTAAGTGATATAGAACCGGCCCCGGAGGTTGTAGCTGGAATTTCTAAAAGGTATATAAAGGGTTTAATTAAGTTGGAAGATAAAATCGTTGTATTTTTAAATTTATCAACGATTTTAACGGAGGAAGAGAAGGAAGACTTACTGTAA
- a CDS encoding chemotaxis protein CheD yields the protein MEIKEIRVGIADLNVAASPDKLITVGLGSCVGIALYDQQLRIGGLAHIMLPDSTQFNNVTNPFKFADLAVPLLLERLQKMGANPRNLKAKIAGGASMFSFSDKSMIMDIGARNCSAVKTALQKLNIPLLAEDVGGNRGRTMILNTHSGLVQIRTVGLPAAEI from the coding sequence ATGGAGATAAAAGAAATTAGAGTAGGCATAGCAGATTTGAATGTTGCAGCTTCTCCGGATAAGTTAATTACTGTTGGATTAGGTTCCTGTGTGGGAATTGCTCTTTATGACCAACAGCTTCGTATAGGTGGGTTAGCCCATATTATGCTACCGGACAGCACACAATTTAATAATGTGACAAATCCTTTCAAATTTGCAGATCTTGCGGTGCCTTTGCTTTTGGAAAGACTGCAGAAAATGGGAGCAAATCCAAGAAATCTGAAGGCAAAAATTGCTGGTGGCGCTTCAATGTTTAGCTTTTCTGATAAGAGCATGATCATGGATATTGGCGCCAGAAATTGCAGTGCTGTGAAAACAGCTTTACAAAAATTAAATATTCCCCTTTTGGCGGAAGATGTAGGCGGTAACAGAGGTAGAACTATGATATTGAATACACATAGCGGATTGGTTCAAATTAGGACGGTGGGACTACCGGCAGCAGAGATATGA